ACAATTGGACTGTGTTTAAATTTAGTAATTCTGGTTTCAATAACATTAATAATAAATCCGGTAATGATTGTTAAAACCCAATAGATAAGTGCCAATGAAAGATAGACTTCAAAGTAACGATAGTTAGCACCTGCAATAATTTGTCCTTTAGCTGTTAAATCGACTACCGAAGCGACAAACGCAAGCGAGGTATTCTTCAATAAACTGATAAATGCATTCCCTAACGTTGGTAATGCAACAACTAATGCATTCGGAATTGTAACGCGTCTCAATACTTGCCAACGGGTCATTCCTAATGCCTCACCAGCTTCAATTTCACCTTTATCAACACTTAAAATTGCTGCCCTAATGTTTTCAGAATTATAAGCAGATTCATGAAAAGCAAACGCCACTAATACAAATAACAACGCTGGTACACTATTAATGTTGTATTTTGTATGCTGATAGAAATTTATATACTGAAGTACAATCGGCACTCCATAGTAAGTAATATAAAGTTGCACAATGAGCGGTGTGCCACGTAAAAATGAAACTAGGATGGCAAATATTTGCGAAAAAACCGGAACCCGGTTGATTTTGACAATCGCCATTAGTAAACCAATAATTAGCCCAAATGTCATAGCAACAAAGGTAATTTCTAAGGTAACTGGTAATGCAGTTAATAATTTGGGAATTTCCGTAAATATAAGTTTGAAATCAATTAATTTTGGCATCGCTTATTTTCCTGGCACATAATCTTCACCAAAGTATTTTTGTGAAATTTTCGCCTGGGTCCCATCTGCTTGAATTTTTACAATCGCTTTATTCAAATCTTTAACGAGTTGTTGCCCACCATCTGTTTTTGAAACTAATAAATAACTGTATGGTGTCCGTGGTGTCACCTTCTTTTCATCACTAGTGGATAAGTCTAGGCCTTTTAAATTCGTCAACTTAAATTCTTTTTTGTATGCGTCAAAGAGTGGTTTATCAATTAGCGCATAATCATACTTCCCGCTAGAAATGTCCTGAACCTGTTTGGCAGGATCTTCTTGTGAATACGTAATTTTCGTTTTAGTGCTTGCTGTTTTATTAAATTTTTCAAGTGCCATCGTGAAGTTTACCCCTGGAGTGGCCACTGTTGTTTTACCAGCAACATCCGCAAATTGCTTAATTGTCTGATTATTATTGCGAACTACTAAGACAAACCAATCTTGGAAAGTTGGTTTGGTGTATAAATATTTTTCCGCACGCTCATCGTTATAACCAAAATTATTCGCACCGATTTGGAACCTACCGGCATCTAAGCCAGCCAATACCGACGTGATTTCAGTTTTCTTAAATTCAAACTTATATTGCTTTAATTCCTTATCCAATGCCCGAACTGTGTCGATATCATAACCCGCCAACTTACCGTTTTCATCGGCATAGGTAAATGGTTTGGGCATCCCAGATGTTCCGACAACAATCGTTTTAACATTTGAATCCGCCGACTTTGTGCTTGCCGCCTTAGTACCACAGCCCCCTAAAATAAAACCCGCGGCCAATGTAATTCCTAATATTCCCATTTTTTTATTCATCGTAATCTCCCCCCATAATTTCATTAACTACAAATTTTGCATGCAGTACTAGTAAAGTGACCTATCAGCCTACATCCAAACCTCACCCAAGCGCCTGCTCCAAATCAGCAATCAAATCCGCGACATTTTCCAGTCCAGTCGATAGGCGTAAGAGTTGGTCGGTTATCCCTAGCTGTTCCCGCCGGGCTGCCGTCATGTCATGGTGCGTTTGCACAGCTGGAACGGTGATGAGGCTTTCACTACCGCCGAGACTTTCGGCAAAGGAAAACAGCTTAATTTTTTGCAAGAAGTTATCCACATCGTGATCCGCTTTTAAATAAAAACTAATCATGCCGCCTTGGCCGGGGTATAAAACTTTTTCCACCGCCGCATTTTTATTCAGATAATCCACCAGGATACGGGCATTGTACTCATGGCGCTCAAGCCGTACCGCCAGTGTTTTTAAACTGCGAATTAAGAGCCAACTGTCAAATGGCGCTAAGGTGGCGCCTGTTGTCACCAAGTTAAAGGCGATTTGTTCACTGTCAGCGGGGCGTTTAGTCACCACGATTCCAGCTAGTACATCGTTGTGCCCCGCCAAATATTTAGTCGCACTATGCACCACAATATCGGCTCCTAATGGCAATGGTTGTTGGCGCAACGGCGTATAAAATGTGTTATCCACAATTACCCGAATGTCAGGATTTATTTCATGCGCCGCAGTAGCCGCACTGGCGATATCAATAACTTTCATCGTTGGATTAGACGGTGTTTCGAGCCAGATTGCTTTCGTTTTTTCAGTGACTAATCCGGCCAATTCAGCGGCATCGTGCCCATCCCACAAACTAAATTCCAAGCCATAATTTTCTTGCAGCAAATCGAAGAATCGAAATGAACCGCCATACAAGTCATCCGACGTAATAATATGATCGCCGCTTTTGAATAATGTAAATACCAATTGAATTGCCGCCATGCCCGAGCTCAACGCAAATCCTTGATCGCCGTGTTCAAGTTCGGCGAGGGTTTGCTCTAAGACTTCCCGCGTGGGCGTCTCCAATCGTGAATAATCATAACCAGTTGACTGTCCCAGCCCCCGATGCCGAAATGCTGTGGATAAATACAACGGTGTTGAAATTGAACCCGTCTTTTCATCGTCCGTCCGATTTCCCGCTTGTGCCAAAATCGTTTCTGTCTGCCACGCACATCCTGCTTTTTCCGTCATAATTTGTTTCCTCATCCCCATATTTTATTTATTAATACAAAAAAACTCCGCTCCTCAGCCTATTACTAGACTAAGGGACGGAGTTGCCGTGTTACCACCCAAATTCACTTGCCCATTGCTAGGCAAATCTTATCAGCTCGTGAAGTTGCCTTCGTAAGCCTGGCCTGATAACGTAGTACCCTACGGATCGACAGCTTCCACCATCAATTAATTATCTGAGTTCATCTTCACGCTACGTTCATCTACTATTTTTCACCACTTCAATAGCTCGCTGTGCGATTACTAGCCGCGTTACTCTTCTCATCATTTTTACTTTTATTAGAATGTTGTAATCATATTCTCATTTACAATCAAATGCAACCACATATTAATCACCGCATCAAATCCAGCCAATTTTGATAAAACTTATGACTAGTTTCCAACCAATTCCCACTACTTTTTTCGTAATTTTGCGGTACCGCCACTTGTTTACCTGCTCGTAGATCCCGTTCAAATTCATGCCATAAGGTATCAGCAAAATACTCGGGATGACCTTGCATAAACGTCACCCGCCGTTTCACATCTTGTAAAAGTACCGGGCCGGCGACTGCATCCTTAATTAATATCTTTAAATCCACGTGTTGTTTAACTAGCACGTTACTATGGCGGGAATGTGGCACGATAAATTGCCCAATGCCTTTAGTCAACGTTGTGATACCAGTTACTTCATCGCCAAAGACGCCGAATAATTTTTGCGGTAAGACATATTTCTTCGTCGCATAATAATGGTTTAATCCAGCTTGAGCTGCCCAACATTCGAGCAAAGTCTGATTTACATGCGTTTTGGCCCATCTTAAGATTGCGCGAAATTCAGCAAAATAGTCAACTTGGGCATAATCAAGTTTTTCAACTGGCGCACCAGTTATGATTAAGCCATCAAAATATTGCTGGTCAATCTGCGCTAAATTAACATACGTTTTAGCAATTTCATCGCGGGCTACTCCTTTGAAATGATGGGTGGCGGCATACATAAACGTGAGCTCAACATCGCCGTCAAGGTCATTAAAGATGCTGGCAAACTGTTTTTCAGTTTCTAAACGATTCGGCATCAAATTCAAAATCACGATTTGTTTCGCCCTTTTTTTCGTTGGCACAGAATTTTGTAATTGCTTTAAATAGCCATTTTTTAACGATACTGCCATAACGTCCCCCCTTTGCGTATTTGTCTTAATGACACACAATTTATACGCAACGCAGAATTTTGTCAAGTTAAGTAAAATTAAAGAATCGTTTGACATTATTAAAATCAGCATTAGAATGTGTATAGAAATTAGAAAACAATTAAAATTAAACTGCTATATGTAAGTGGTGTTTTAGCAAGGGGAATAGGATACTAAATGACTACTAAAAAACAAACAATTAAACTGGGGATTTTCGGCTTAGGAACAGTGGGGACTGGACTTGTTGAACTTTTACACACTAACGCACCGGTTTTGCACAACGCAAATATTAATTTTGAAATCACCCAAATCGTTGTGCATAACTTATCTAAGCAACGCGCCCCAATTACGCACGGGCTACCAATTAGTATTGATTCCACCACTATTTTAACCAATCCGGCAATTCAAATTGTCGTTGAAGCCATGGGCACAATTGAACCGGCCAAAACTTATATTAGTGCCGCACTCAACGCAGGTAAACACGTTGTGACTGCTAACAAGGATTTACTGGCAAAACACGGCCCGGAGCTCATCGCCCTTGCGCAACAAAATAAAGTTAATTTATATTATGAAGCTAGCGTGGCGGGCGGTATTCCGATTTTGCAAACCCTCACTAATAGCTACGCGAGCGACCAAGTCACCCAAATAGTCGGCGTTTTGAATGGCACGGCAAACTACATTTTATCGCAAATGGGTACTAACCATTTGAGTTACGCGGCGGCTCTGCAGCAAGCGCAGAAGCTCGGTTTCGCTGAAAGTAACCCCGCGCAAGACGTTGAAGGCATCGATTCCGCCTACAAACTCAGTATTTTAGCGCGCTTGGTCTTTGGCACCGCCGTCCAAATTTCAGAGTTTCCAATTAAGGGGATTACCGCGGTAACGGCCACTGACTTGCAACTGGCAAACGAACTCGGCTTTAAAATAAAACTGTTGGCAATCAGCAGATACACACAAAATGGGCTCGCACTCACGGTTGCCCCGACATTAGTGGCTCAAGGAACACTCTTAGCCAACGTCGATAATGAAAATAACGGCATTAATATTACGAGCGCTGCCCTGGGTAATTCCTTCTTGGCAGGTAAAGGGGCCGGTGCTTTGCCAACCGCGCAATCACTTACCAATGATTTGCTCCAAATTGCGCGTAACATCAACACGACATCACCGGAATTACCAATTAATACGCCAAATAATGTGCCGTTGATTCCCGTTACACCGGTGCAACGTTATTTCATCCGAACCATCGCCCCACTAAAAGATGCCAACGCTGTCCAACGTTTGACCGCCGATCGCCGTGGCGTAATCACCACGCCACTTTCTGTCGCACAACTGGATGCACTAGCACAGACCAATGAAATTATCGTCCAATATCCAATCTTGGAGTAATAATTACTAGTTATCCACCGTCCAATATTGCGATTCGTTAATCACCAAATAGCACGTCAGTACGCAAAAAAGCACGATTTCTCCTTATTGGTA
This is a stretch of genomic DNA from Periweissella cryptocerci. It encodes these proteins:
- a CDS encoding PLP-dependent transferase, which codes for MTEKAGCAWQTETILAQAGNRTDDEKTGSISTPLYLSTAFRHRGLGQSTGYDYSRLETPTREVLEQTLAELEHGDQGFALSSGMAAIQLVFTLFKSGDHIITSDDLYGGSFRFFDLLQENYGLEFSLWDGHDAAELAGLVTEKTKAIWLETPSNPTMKVIDIASAATAAHEINPDIRVIVDNTFYTPLRQQPLPLGADIVVHSATKYLAGHNDVLAGIVVTKRPADSEQIAFNLVTTGATLAPFDSWLLIRSLKTLAVRLERHEYNARILVDYLNKNAAVEKVLYPGQGGMISFYLKADHDVDNFLQKIKLFSFAESLGGSESLITVPAVQTHHDMTAARREQLGITDQLLRLSTGLENVADLIADLEQALG
- a CDS encoding amino acid ABC transporter permease, producing MPKLIDFKLIFTEIPKLLTALPVTLEITFVAMTFGLIIGLLMAIVKINRVPVFSQIFAILVSFLRGTPLIVQLYITYYGVPIVLQYINFYQHTKYNINSVPALLFVLVAFAFHESAYNSENIRAAILSVDKGEIEAGEALGMTRWQVLRRVTIPNALVVALPTLGNAFISLLKNTSLAFVASVVDLTAKGQIIAGANYRYFEVYLSLALIYWVLTIITGFIINVIETRITKFKHSPIVMEEIV
- a CDS encoding homoserine dehydrogenase, with amino-acid sequence MTTKKQTIKLGIFGLGTVGTGLVELLHTNAPVLHNANINFEITQIVVHNLSKQRAPITHGLPISIDSTTILTNPAIQIVVEAMGTIEPAKTYISAALNAGKHVVTANKDLLAKHGPELIALAQQNKVNLYYEASVAGGIPILQTLTNSYASDQVTQIVGVLNGTANYILSQMGTNHLSYAAALQQAQKLGFAESNPAQDVEGIDSAYKLSILARLVFGTAVQISEFPIKGITAVTATDLQLANELGFKIKLLAISRYTQNGLALTVAPTLVAQGTLLANVDNENNGINITSAALGNSFLAGKGAGALPTAQSLTNDLLQIARNINTTSPELPINTPNNVPLIPVTPVQRYFIRTIAPLKDANAVQRLTADRRGVITTPLSVAQLDALAQTNEIIVQYPILE
- a CDS encoding homoserine O-acetyltransferase/O-succinyltransferase family protein, whose product is MAVSLKNGYLKQLQNSVPTKKRAKQIVILNLMPNRLETEKQFASIFNDLDGDVELTFMYAATHHFKGVARDEIAKTYVNLAQIDQQYFDGLIITGAPVEKLDYAQVDYFAEFRAILRWAKTHVNQTLLECWAAQAGLNHYYATKKYVLPQKLFGVFGDEVTGITTLTKGIGQFIVPHSRHSNVLVKQHVDLKILIKDAVAGPVLLQDVKRRVTFMQGHPEYFADTLWHEFERDLRAGKQVAVPQNYEKSSGNWLETSHKFYQNWLDLMR
- a CDS encoding transporter substrate-binding domain-containing protein, giving the protein MNKKMGILGITLAAGFILGGCGTKAASTKSADSNVKTIVVGTSGMPKPFTYADENGKLAGYDIDTVRALDKELKQYKFEFKKTEITSVLAGLDAGRFQIGANNFGYNDERAEKYLYTKPTFQDWFVLVVRNNNQTIKQFADVAGKTTVATPGVNFTMALEKFNKTASTKTKITYSQEDPAKQVQDISSGKYDYALIDKPLFDAYKKEFKLTNLKGLDLSTSDEKKVTPRTPYSYLLVSKTDGGQQLVKDLNKAIVKIQADGTQAKISQKYFGEDYVPGK